From the genome of Halictus rubicundus isolate RS-2024b chromosome 2, iyHalRubi1_principal, whole genome shotgun sequence, one region includes:
- the LOC143362154 gene encoding uncharacterized protein LOC143362154, whose amino-acid sequence MEPPAQNMAVAVHMAKFWAEKPALWFAHLDAQFGLRGITQEDSKYHHVVAQLDVRTAQEVEDILLNPPVQNKYTRLKEELIARLSTSKQRKIKQLLEHEERGDRTPSQFLRHIRSLAGNEVPEDFIRTLWMRRLPVAMQSVLATQDGVELEKVAALADRISEVTPAQIHPAAAANNVAALGDINALVEQIAALVTTKLEGRGRQPRSSTPSSRYRRRSRPKSKAESRPSGICWYHGRFGTKATKCTKPCTFQSGNDLQSR is encoded by the coding sequence ATGGAGCCGCCTGCGCAAAACATGGCCGTAGCCGTGCACATGGCGAAATTCTGGGCGGAAAAACCAGCATTATGGTTTGCGCACCTGGACGCCCAGTTCGGTTTGCGCGGGATAACGCAAGAGGACTCCAAGTACCACCACGTGGTGGCGCAACTTGATGTAAGAACCGCGCAAGAAGTAGAGGATATCCTGCTGAACCCGCCGGTGCAGAATAAGTATACGCGGCTAAAGGAGGAATTAATCGCGCGGCTCTCCACTTCCAAGCAGAGGAAGATTAAGCAGCTCCTCGAACACGAGGAACGAGGAGACCGGACGCCGTCGCAGTTCCTGCGGCACATAAGGAGCCTGGCGGGCAACGAGGTGCCGGAGGATTTCATCCGGACTCTGTGGATGAGGAGGTTACCCGTCGCCATGCAATCGGTGCTGGCCACACAAGATGGCGTCGAGCTCGAGAAAGTGGCGGCCCTGGCGGACCGGATCAGCGAGGTCACGCCGGCGCAGATCCACCCAGCAGCGGCGGCAAACAATGTCGCAGCGCTCGGCGACATCAACGCCCTCGTCGAGCAAATTGCCGCACTGGTGACCACCAAGCTGGAGGGCAGAGGGCGCCAACCAAGGAGCAGCACGCCCAGCAGCCGGTACCGTAGACGTTCCCGGCCGAAGTCCAAGGCCGAATCTCGCCCCAGCGGCATCTGCTGGTATCACGGGCGATTCGGAACCAAGGCGACAAAGTGCACGAAGCCGTGCACTTTCCAGTCGGGAAACGACCTACAGAGTCGCTGA